The following proteins are co-located in the Escherichia fergusonii ATCC 35469 genome:
- the rsd gene encoding sigma D regulator, translated as MLNQLDNLTERVRGSNKLVDRWLHVRKHLLVAYYNLVGIKPGKESYMRLNEKALDDFCQSLVDYLSAGHFSIYERILHKLEGNGQLARAAKIWPQLEANTQQIMDYYDSSLETAIDHDNYLEFQQVLSDIGEALEARFVLEDKLILLVLDAARVKYPA; from the coding sequence ATGCTTAACCAGCTCGATAACCTGACGGAGCGCGTCAGAGGAAGTAACAAACTGGTTGATCGCTGGCTACATGTACGTAAGCATCTGCTCGTGGCTTACTACAATCTGGTTGGCATTAAGCCTGGCAAAGAATCGTACATGAGGCTAAACGAAAAAGCCCTTGATGATTTTTGTCAGAGCCTGGTCGATTACTTGTCTGCCGGACATTTCAGTATTTATGAGCGCATTCTTCATAAACTGGAAGGCAATGGGCAACTCGCACGCGCCGCGAAGATTTGGCCACAACTCGAAGCCAATACCCAACAGATTATGGATTACTACGATTCCAGCCTGGAAACCGCTATCGATCATGATAATTACCTTGAGTTTCAACAGGTTTTATCTGACATCGGCGAGGCCCTGGAAGCGCGCTTTGTGCTGGAAGATAAGCTGATTCTGCTGGTGCTTGACGCCGCCCGCGTCAAATATCCTGCTTGA
- the hemE gene encoding uroporphyrinogen decarboxylase, whose amino-acid sequence MTELKNDRYLRALLRQPVDVTPVWMMRQAGRYLPEYKATRAQAGDFMSLCKNAELACEVTLQPLRRYPLDAAILFSDILTVPDAMGLGLYFEAGEGPRFTSPVTCKADVDKLPIPDPEDELGYVMNAVRTIRRELKGEVPLIGFSGSPWTLATYMVEGSSSKAFTVIKKMMYADPQALHALLDKLAKSVTLYLNAQIKAGAQAVMIFDTWGGVLTGRDYQQFSLYYMHKIVDGLLRENDGRRVPVTLFTKGGGQWLEAMAETGCDALGLDWTTDIADARRRVGNKVALQGNMDPSMLYAPPARIEEEVATILAGFGHGEGHVFNLGHGIHQDVPPEHAGVFVEAVHRLSEQYHR is encoded by the coding sequence ATGACCGAACTCAAAAACGATCGTTATCTGCGGGCGCTGCTGCGCCAGCCCGTTGATGTCACTCCAGTATGGATGATGCGCCAGGCGGGTCGCTATCTACCGGAATATAAAGCCACGCGCGCCCAGGCGGGCGATTTTATGTCGCTGTGCAAAAATGCAGAGCTGGCGTGCGAAGTGACTTTGCAACCGCTGCGTCGCTATCCGCTGGATGCGGCGATCCTCTTTTCCGATATCCTCACCGTGCCGGACGCGATGGGGTTAGGGCTCTATTTTGAAGCCGGAGAAGGTCCGCGTTTTACCTCGCCAGTCACCTGCAAAGCTGACGTTGATAAACTGCCAATTCCGGACCCGGAAGATGAGCTGGGTTATGTGATGAACGCGGTGCGTACTATTCGCCGCGAACTGAAAGGCGAAGTGCCGCTGATTGGTTTTTCCGGCAGCCCGTGGACGCTGGCGACCTATATGGTGGAAGGTAGCAGCAGCAAAGCGTTCACCGTGATCAAAAAGATGATGTATGCCGATCCACAGGCGCTGCACGCTCTGCTCGATAAACTGGCGAAAAGCGTCACTTTGTATCTGAATGCGCAAATTAAAGCTGGTGCTCAGGCCGTGATGATTTTCGATACCTGGGGCGGGGTGCTCACCGGGCGCGATTATCAACAGTTCTCGCTCTATTACATGCATAAAATAGTTGATGGTTTACTGCGTGAAAACGATGGTCGCCGTGTACCGGTCACCCTGTTTACCAAAGGCGGTGGACAGTGGCTGGAAGCTATGGCGGAAACGGGTTGCGATGCGCTGGGCCTCGACTGGACAACGGATATCGCTGATGCGCGCCGCCGCGTGGGCAATAAAGTCGCGCTGCAGGGTAATATGGATCCGTCGATGCTGTACGCGCCACCTGCCCGCATTGAAGAAGAAGTCGCGACTATACTTGCAGGTTTCGGTCACGGCGAAGGTCATGTCTTTAACCTTGGTCACGGTATTCATCAGGATGTGCCGCCAGAACATGCTGGCGTGTTTGTGGAGGCTGTGCATCGTTTGTCTGAACAATATCACCGCTAA
- the thiC gene encoding phosphomethylpyrimidine synthase ThiC: MSATKLTRREQRAQAQHFIDTLEGTAFPNSKRIYITGTHPGVRVPMREIQLSPTLIGGSKEQPQYEENEAIPVYDTSGPYGDPQIAINVQQGLAKLRQPWIDARGDTEELTVRSSDYTKARLADDGLDELRFSGVLTPKRAKAGRRVTQLHYARRGIITPEMEFIAIRENMGRERIRSEVLRHQHPGMSFGARLPENITAEFVRDEVAAGRAIIPANINHPESEPMIIGRNFLVKVNANIGNSAVTSSIEEEVEKLVWSTRWGADTVMDLSTGRYIHETREWILRNSPVPIGTVPIYQALEKVNGIAEDLTWEAFRDTLLEQAEQGVDYFTIHAGVLLRYVPMTAKRLTGIVSRGGSIMAKWCLSHHQENFLYQHFREICEICAAYDVSLSLGDGLRPGSIQDANDEAQFAELHTLGELTKIAWEYDVQVMIEGPGHVPMQMIRRNMTEELEHCHEAPFYTLGPLTTDIAPGYDHFTSGIGAAMIGWFGCAMLCYVTPKEHLGLPNKEDVKQGLITYKIAAHAADLAKGHPGAQIRDNAMSKARFEFRWEDQFNLALDPFTARAYHDETLPQESGKVAHFCSMCGPKFCSMKISQEVRDYAAAQTIEVGMADMSENFRARGGEIYLRKEEA, encoded by the coding sequence ATGTCTGCAACAAAACTGACCCGCCGCGAACAACGCGCCCAGGCCCAACATTTTATCGACACCCTGGAAGGCACCGCCTTTCCCAACTCAAAACGTATTTACATCACTGGCACACACCCCGGCGTGCGCGTGCCGATGCGTGAGATCCAGCTTAGCCCGACGCTAATTGGCGGCAGCAAAGAACAGCCGCAGTACGAAGAAAACGAAGCGATTCCGGTCTACGACACCTCCGGTCCGTATGGCGATCCACAGATCGCCATTAACGTGCAGCAAGGACTGGCAAAACTGCGCCAGCCGTGGATCGATGCGCGCGGCGATACCGAAGAACTTACCGTGCGCAGTTCCGATTACACTAAAGCGCGACTAGCAGATGATGGCCTCGACGAGCTACGTTTTAGCGGCGTATTAACCCCAAAGCGCGCCAAAGCAGGACGCCGCGTCACCCAACTGCACTACGCCCGCCGGGGCATCATCACGCCCGAAATGGAATTCATCGCCATTCGCGAGAATATGGGTCGCGAGCGCATACGTAGCGAAGTTTTGCGCCACCAGCATCCGGGAATGAGCTTTGGCGCACGTCTGCCGGAAAATATCACCGCGGAATTTGTCCGTGATGAAGTTGCTGCCGGACGTGCGATTATCCCGGCCAACATTAATCATCCGGAATCGGAGCCGATGATTATTGGTCGCAACTTTCTGGTGAAGGTTAACGCCAATATCGGCAACTCGGCAGTCACCTCTTCCATCGAAGAAGAAGTGGAAAAGCTGGTATGGTCTACGCGCTGGGGGGCGGATACAGTGATGGATCTTTCCACCGGTCGCTATATTCACGAAACTCGCGAATGGATTTTGCGTAACAGCCCGGTGCCGATTGGTACAGTGCCGATCTACCAGGCGCTGGAGAAGGTTAATGGGATCGCTGAAGATCTTACCTGGGAAGCGTTCCGGGACACGCTGCTGGAACAGGCCGAGCAAGGTGTGGATTACTTCACTATCCATGCGGGCGTGCTACTTCGCTACGTGCCGATGACCGCGAAACGCCTGACCGGTATCGTCTCTCGCGGCGGTTCGATTATGGCGAAATGGTGCCTCTCCCATCATCAGGAAAATTTCCTCTATCAACACTTCCGCGAAATTTGTGAAATCTGTGCCGCTTATGATGTTTCGTTGTCGCTGGGCGACGGCCTGCGCCCCGGTTCTATTCAGGACGCCAACGATGAAGCGCAGTTTGCCGAGCTACATACGCTGGGCGAACTGACCAAAATCGCCTGGGAATATGACGTGCAGGTGATGATTGAAGGTCCTGGGCATGTACCGATGCAGATGATCCGCCGCAATATGACCGAGGAGTTAGAGCACTGCCACGAAGCTCCGTTCTATACCCTCGGGCCGCTAACTACTGATATTGCGCCGGGTTATGACCACTTCACGTCGGGGATTGGCGCGGCGATGATTGGCTGGTTTGGCTGCGCGATGCTCTGTTACGTAACGCCAAAAGAGCATCTGGGTCTACCTAATAAAGAAGATGTTAAGCAGGGGCTTATCACCTATAAGATTGCCGCCCACGCCGCCGACCTGGCGAAAGGGCATCCGGGCGCGCAAATTCGCGATAACGCCATGTCGAAAGCCCGCTTCGAATTTCGCTGGGAAGACCAGTTTAATCTGGCCCTCGACCCGTTTACCGCCCGCGCTTATCACGATGAAACCCTGCCGCAAGAGTCCGGCAAAGTCGCCCATTTTTGCTCCATGTGTGGGCCGAAATTCTGCTCGATGAAAATCAGCCAGGAAGTACGTGATTACGCCGCCGCGCAAACCATTGAAGTGGGAATGGCGGATATGTCGGAGAACTTCCGTGCCAGAGGTGGAGAAATCTACCTGCGTAAGGAGGAAGCGTGA
- the nudC gene encoding NAD(+) diphosphatase, translating into MDRIIEKLDHGWWVVSHEQKLWLPKGELPYGEAANFDLVGQRALQIGEWQGEPVWLVQQQRRHDMGSVRQVIDLDVRLFQLAGRGVQLAEFYRSHKYCGYCGHEMYPSKTEWAMLCSHCRERYYPQIAPCIIVAIRRDDSILLAQHTRHRNGVHTVLAGFVEVGETLEQAVAREVMEESGIKVKNLRYVTSQPWPFPQSLMTAFMAEYDSGDIVIDPKELLEANWYRYDDLPLLPPPGTVARRLIEDTVAMCRAEYE; encoded by the coding sequence ATGGATCGTATAATTGAAAAATTAGATCACGGCTGGTGGGTCGTCAGCCATGAACAAAAATTATGGTTGCCGAAGGGAGAATTGCCATATGGCGAAGCGGCAAATTTCGATCTTGTGGGTCAGCGCGCACTACAAATCGGCGAATGGCAGGGGGAACCTGTTTGGTTAGTACAACAGCAGCGGCGTCACGATATGGGGTCGGTACGTCAGGTCATTGATCTCGATGTTAGGCTGTTTCAACTGGCCGGACGTGGCGTGCAACTGGCGGAGTTTTACCGATCGCATAAATACTGTGGTTACTGCGGGCATGAAATGTATCCGAGCAAAACCGAATGGGCGATGCTGTGCAGCCATTGTCGTGAGCGTTACTACCCGCAAATCGCACCCTGCATTATTGTTGCCATCCGTCGCGATGATTCGATCCTCCTCGCCCAGCATACCCGCCATCGTAACGGTGTCCATACGGTGCTTGCCGGATTCGTCGAAGTGGGCGAAACCCTCGAGCAGGCGGTCGCGCGGGAAGTGATGGAAGAGAGCGGAATTAAAGTTAAAAACTTGCGGTACGTGACTTCCCAGCCGTGGCCGTTTCCCCAGTCGCTGATGACCGCATTTATGGCGGAATATGATAGCGGCGACATCGTGATTGATCCGAAAGAGCTGCTCGAGGCGAACTGGTATCGCTACGATGATTTACCGTTACTTCCGCCGCCCGGCACCGTGGCGCGCCGTCTGATAGAAGATACGGTGGCGATGTGTCGGGCAGAGTATGAGTGA